Proteins from a single region of Flavobacterium sp. K5-23:
- a CDS encoding outer membrane protein assembly factor BamD → MKKIISLLFVVALFCSCNEYQKAIKNDDVAVKFATATTLYEAGKYSKAIRLFEQIAPSYRGKPQAEKLFYMFAQSYYNTKQYTLSGYQFESFASGYPKSEKIQEASYLGAKSYSMLSPEYSLDQTDTHKAIDKLQIFIDKYPNSEYLKEANESVKTLREKLEKKVYENAKGYNTISDYKSALVAFDNFIADYPGTPFKEDALYYKLDSAYKLAINSIPSKIEERLIVAKSAHSNLIKFNENSQYKEKASQMLVRIENDLQKITK, encoded by the coding sequence ATGAAAAAAATAATATCTCTATTGTTTGTTGTTGCCCTTTTTTGTTCTTGTAATGAATACCAAAAAGCAATTAAGAACGACGATGTTGCCGTTAAATTTGCAACAGCAACTACATTATACGAGGCAGGGAAATATTCAAAAGCGATTCGTCTTTTTGAACAAATTGCACCAAGTTATAGAGGTAAACCTCAGGCTGAAAAATTATTTTACATGTTTGCACAGTCTTACTATAATACAAAACAGTATACTTTATCAGGATACCAGTTTGAGAGTTTTGCTTCCGGTTACCCAAAAAGCGAAAAGATACAGGAAGCATCTTATTTAGGTGCCAAAAGTTACTCCATGTTATCTCCAGAATACAGTTTAGATCAAACAGACACGCACAAAGCGATTGATAAATTACAAATTTTTATTGATAAATATCCTAATTCAGAGTATTTAAAAGAAGCGAATGAGTCAGTAAAAACGCTACGTGAGAAATTAGAGAAAAAAGTGTATGAAAATGCAAAGGGATACAATACCATATCAGATTATAAATCGGCATTAGTTGCTTTTGATAATTTTATTGCTGACTATCCTGGAACACCTTTCAAAGAAGACGCTTTATATTATAAATTAGATTCAGCTTATAAACTGGCAATCAACAGTATTCCTTCAAAAATTGAAGAAAGATTGATTGTCGCTAAATCAGCACATTCGAATTTAATAAAATTTAATGAGAATTCCCAATACAAAGAAAAAGC